In uncultured Desulfobacter sp., one DNA window encodes the following:
- a CDS encoding DVU0524 family FlgM-associated protein yields MQIPSYQIQNVLKVYSRQFSQGKLLGKNKFSDANKVSADSVSISSEGKRQAIIDKVASNIVDKIITEGPNEKDEAQITNQIEKEMGKKINFTKERNQFTYTSVDENNNKVVQTLSVEDSKFIVERMTELARKVADSNMESQEGV; encoded by the coding sequence ATGCAGATACCTTCATACCAAATACAAAATGTCTTGAAAGTGTATTCAAGGCAATTCAGTCAGGGTAAGCTGCTGGGTAAAAATAAATTCAGCGATGCCAACAAGGTTTCTGCAGACAGTGTCAGCATCTCATCGGAAGGCAAACGTCAAGCCATTATAGATAAGGTTGCAAGCAACATTGTCGATAAAATTATCACCGAAGGCCCCAATGAAAAAGATGAGGCCCAAATCACCAATCAGATTGAAAAAGAGATGGGTAAAAAAATTAATTTCACCAAAGAGAGAAATCAATTCACTTATACCTCGGTTGATGAAAATAATAATAAGGTAGTCCAGACCTTGTCCGTGGAAGATTCTAAATTCATTGTAGAACGGATGACGGAACTGGCGCGCAAGGTGGCTGATTCCAATATGGAATCCCAGGAGGGTGTTTAA
- the ybeY gene encoding rRNA maturation RNase YbeY encodes MLNALGCNNHEISIVVTDDVQVRDLNRSYRGKDTPTNVLSFPMQEGEFSDITPGLLGDVVISLDTARAEAQAGGISTDERMSQLLIHGILHLIGFDHELGEIQALEMEEKSLELLRIIEPNIDLPAF; translated from the coding sequence ATCTTAAACGCCTTGGGTTGTAATAACCACGAAATTTCCATCGTGGTTACTGATGATGTCCAGGTCAGGGATTTGAACCGCTCTTACCGGGGAAAAGACACGCCCACCAATGTGCTCTCATTCCCCATGCAGGAGGGAGAATTCTCAGATATCACCCCGGGACTTCTCGGGGATGTGGTAATCTCCCTTGATACGGCCCGTGCCGAGGCCCAAGCAGGTGGCATTTCTACGGATGAACGGATGTCCCAATTATTGATTCACGGCATTCTTCATCTGATTGGATTTGATCATGAATTGGGAGAAATCCAAGCTTTGGAAATGGAAGAAAAGAGTCTTGAACTGCTCAGGATCATAGAACCCAATATCGATCTGCCCGCATTCTAA
- a CDS encoding PhoH family protein, translated as MKNLEFQNITLAQKLFGTHNTNLEKIARAFDVKINSRGGILSVSGAEKKADKVIDLLSQLYELVEEKIRLTPAVIDAAINSAQQGRGTPLKKIFTTTIVVTAKNKPVTPRTPTQLAYTEAIKSNDILFGIGPAGTGKTYLAMAMAVAAFTKGDVKKIILTRPAVEAGEALGFLPGDLAEKINPYLRPLYDALYDMLDFEKARAYIEQETIEIAPIAFMRGRTLNDAFIILDEAQNTTSQQMKMFLTRIGYGSKAIVTGDITQTDLPGGKKSGLVEARKLLSRIKGISFIEFSKEDVVRHRLVSNIINAYEKSK; from the coding sequence ATGAAAAATCTTGAGTTTCAGAACATTACCCTTGCCCAAAAACTCTTTGGGACCCACAACACCAACCTGGAAAAAATCGCCCGGGCCTTTGATGTAAAAATAAACTCAAGGGGGGGGATACTTTCAGTCAGTGGTGCAGAAAAAAAAGCAGACAAAGTTATAGACCTGCTCAGTCAGCTTTATGAGCTTGTGGAAGAAAAAATACGATTGACGCCGGCTGTCATAGATGCCGCCATCAATTCGGCGCAACAGGGTCGTGGCACCCCTTTGAAAAAGATATTTACCACCACAATCGTGGTAACAGCCAAGAACAAGCCCGTCACCCCCCGAACCCCAACCCAATTAGCATACACCGAGGCCATAAAATCCAATGACATCCTTTTCGGAATCGGGCCGGCCGGCACAGGCAAAACATATCTTGCCATGGCCATGGCTGTTGCGGCATTTACAAAGGGTGATGTAAAAAAAATCATCCTGACCCGTCCTGCGGTGGAAGCCGGTGAGGCATTGGGTTTTCTCCCCGGTGACCTGGCTGAAAAAATAAACCCATATTTACGGCCGCTATATGATGCCCTTTATGATATGCTTGATTTTGAAAAAGCCAGAGCATATATTGAGCAGGAAACTATTGAGATCGCACCCATTGCATTCATGAGAGGCAGAACCCTGAACGATGCATTTATCATCCTGGACGAGGCCCAGAATACCACCTCCCAGCAGATGAAAATGTTTTTAACCCGTATTGGATACGGTTCAAAGGCCATTGTTACAGGTGATATTACCCAGACAGACCTGCCCGGCGGGAAAAAATCAGGCTTGGTGGAAGCCAGAAAACTGCTTTCCCGAATAAAGGGGATCTCATTTATAGAATTCTCAAAGGAAGATGTTGTCAGACACCGGTTGGTGTCCAATATCATAAACGCTTATGAAAAAAGCAAATAA
- the flgM gene encoding flagellar biosynthesis anti-sigma factor FlgM produces MKIDTMQRYINQSYAANNANATANTSADQGKQSEETLSDSINLSATTRDLQKISAAAENESEDRTTMVETLKQQVQAGLYTVNAEQVAEKMMGSIVNELG; encoded by the coding sequence ATGAAAATTGATACCATGCAGCGGTATATAAATCAAAGCTACGCTGCCAATAATGCCAATGCCACCGCCAACACCTCGGCGGACCAAGGTAAACAATCAGAAGAAACCCTTTCAGACAGCATTAATTTATCCGCCACCACCAGGGATCTTCAGAAAATTTCCGCCGCGGCTGAAAATGAATCCGAGGACAGAACCACGATGGTTGAGACCCTCAAGCAACAAGTTCAGGCAGGCCTGTACACAGTGAATGCCGAGCAGGTTGCAGAAAAAATGATGGGCTCTATTGTAAACGAATTAGGTTAA
- a CDS encoding CvpA family protein, which produces MNFFDLCVLIIVGFCLIRGGFKGLVREISGIVGVVAGFYGANTYYPQLIPYIESYISSPQIQKLVCFFVLFCLILIAVGIVAALIHKLLNIVFLGWVNRTFGVIFGAAKGILITTVLFIIITSFAPNGSHHMAASQTAPYLARVADALTLFISRNIKMDFTKELEGLKKTWKQ; this is translated from the coding sequence ATGAATTTTTTTGACCTTTGCGTATTGATCATAGTGGGGTTTTGTCTTATTCGTGGGGGCTTTAAAGGCCTGGTTCGAGAGATTTCCGGCATCGTGGGCGTTGTGGCTGGTTTTTACGGGGCCAATACCTATTATCCCCAGTTGATTCCCTATATTGAATCATATATTTCTTCGCCGCAGATTCAAAAACTTGTTTGTTTTTTTGTATTGTTCTGTCTGATTCTCATCGCTGTGGGGATTGTTGCGGCTTTGATTCACAAATTGTTGAACATTGTTTTTCTCGGCTGGGTGAACAGAACATTCGGTGTGATTTTTGGGGCTGCCAAAGGCATTCTTATCACAACCGTTCTGTTTATAATTATTACAAGTTTTGCACCCAACGGTAGTCATCATATGGCAGCGTCCCAAACCGCACCTTACCTTGCCCGAGTTGCCGATGCCCTGACCTTGTTTATTTCCCGGAATATCAAAATGGATTTCACTAAAGAGTTGGAAGGATTGAAAAAAACGTGGAAACAATAA
- a CDS encoding class II fructose-bisphosphate aldolase produces the protein MTYSQSEEYCKLLDYGRPPNVKKCFPHSKALIVSGKYIDRAMLAKGGCMTIAANGRNAFVIKGTLAAAQRANAAVIIEIARSEGGTGAYCATSLWNIARQTDAYMNEMGITVPVAIHADHFGIKNPEDVEPAKTEILSLFDTGITSIAIDASHMPDDQNLLANIELNPYVPEWAGLETEVGEIKGEQGLSTAEEALFLIQGLNAHGIFPDWIALNNGTTHGIEQSDAGINVELTAEIHKTLAPYGISGAQHGTSGNNSDRLRQIAKHTKTTKANVATALQMISWGVKVNDFGNAIMDDSGAFIKEPGKGVSQATWEKMCAFAAANDWQKGNFKKLNNPFENTLTAQDAPIRERMVKDVENFVFTLLTDVFNATDTADLVKKQILETQSHMPGFKAEKIEQKDEWTRGKIIEKASRITSDKGPEGDFDD, from the coding sequence ATGACCTATTCACAATCCGAAGAATACTGCAAACTGCTTGATTACGGCAGGCCCCCCAATGTGAAAAAGTGTTTCCCCCACTCAAAGGCACTCATTGTCAGCGGCAAATATATTGACCGCGCCATGCTGGCCAAAGGTGGTTGCATGACCATTGCAGCCAACGGTAGAAACGCCTTTGTCATCAAGGGAACTCTTGCCGCAGCCCAGCGTGCCAATGCAGCCGTTATCATTGAAATTGCCCGCTCTGAGGGTGGTACCGGGGCCTATTGTGCCACCAGCCTTTGGAACATTGCAAGGCAGACCGATGCATATATGAATGAAATGGGGATAACCGTTCCCGTGGCCATTCATGCCGACCATTTCGGAATTAAAAATCCCGAAGATGTTGAACCTGCAAAAACCGAAATCCTGTCCCTGTTTGATACCGGCATCACCTCCATTGCCATCGACGCATCCCACATGCCCGATGACCAGAACCTTTTGGCCAATATTGAATTAAATCCGTATGTTCCTGAATGGGCAGGACTTGAAACCGAAGTGGGTGAGATAAAAGGGGAACAGGGTCTTTCAACCGCTGAAGAAGCGTTGTTTCTTATCCAGGGACTCAATGCCCACGGCATTTTTCCGGACTGGATCGCCCTGAACAACGGCACAACCCACGGCATTGAACAAAGCGATGCAGGTATCAATGTTGAACTGACGGCAGAAATTCACAAGACATTGGCCCCTTACGGAATTTCCGGCGCCCAGCACGGGACATCAGGAAACAACTCCGATCGTTTGCGCCAAATCGCCAAACACACCAAAACCACAAAGGCCAATGTTGCCACGGCCCTTCAAATGATTTCCTGGGGGGTAAAGGTAAATGACTTCGGCAATGCCATCATGGATGACTCCGGTGCCTTCATCAAAGAACCGGGCAAAGGGGTCTCCCAGGCCACCTGGGAAAAAATGTGCGCTTTTGCCGCAGCCAATGACTGGCAAAAGGGGAATTTTAAAAAACTGAACAATCCGTTTGAAAATACGCTGACAGCCCAGGACGCACCGATTCGGGAACGAATGGTCAAAGATGTGGAAAATTTTGTATTTACGCTGCTCACGGACGTATTTAACGCAACGGATACCGCGGACCTGGTAAAAAAACAAATTCTGGAGACCCAGTCGCACATGCCGGGCTTCAAAGCAGAAAAAATCGAACAAAAGGATGAATGGACCCGGGGAAAAATTATTGAAAAGGCCTCACGGATCACCTCCGACAAAGGCCCTGAAGGAGATTTTGACGATTAA
- the mazG gene encoding nucleoside triphosphate pyrophosphohydrolase: METIIPLLDIIRRLRGENGCAWDRKQTPATMWKCLAEEVYELEEAIVKDDEDNIIEELGDVLFQILFIMEIYADSGRFPFDRVVNAVAEKMIRRHPHVYADSQITSEDALNKQWEAIKAGEKRHSGTSERRSALDNVPGGMPSLLRALKVSKSAVKAGFEWENLRQVLDTAVSEIHEFEAALSKDKDDAIIEFGDILFSLVNVARFAGFHPETALYRSTSKFEERFRTMEDAIGEKGLDLKQMTAEEKETHWQAAKQVCAQKKT, encoded by the coding sequence GTGGAAACAATAATTCCCCTGCTTGATATTATTCGAAGACTTCGGGGGGAGAACGGGTGTGCATGGGACCGGAAACAGACCCCGGCCACCATGTGGAAGTGTCTGGCCGAAGAGGTATATGAACTGGAAGAAGCCATTGTCAAAGATGATGAAGACAATATTATCGAAGAGCTTGGGGATGTCCTTTTTCAGATCCTTTTCATTATGGAAATTTATGCTGATTCCGGTAGATTTCCCTTTGACCGGGTGGTGAATGCCGTGGCTGAAAAAATGATTCGTCGTCATCCCCATGTTTATGCAGACAGTCAGATTACATCTGAAGATGCGTTGAATAAACAATGGGAGGCCATTAAAGCCGGCGAGAAACGTCATTCCGGCACATCTGAAAGACGGTCTGCCCTGGACAATGTGCCTGGTGGAATGCCAAGTTTGCTGCGGGCCTTAAAAGTCTCCAAATCTGCTGTTAAGGCTGGGTTTGAGTGGGAGAATCTGAGACAGGTTCTGGATACGGCCGTTTCGGAAATACATGAATTTGAGGCAGCACTCTCCAAGGATAAGGACGATGCCATAATTGAATTTGGTGATATCCTTTTTTCCCTTGTGAATGTGGCAAGATTTGCCGGGTTTCATCCGGAAACTGCTCTTTACCGCTCCACTTCAAAATTTGAGGAGCGATTCAGAACTATGGAAGACGCCATTGGAGAAAAGGGCCTTGATTTAAAGCAGATGACTGCCGAAGAAAAGGAGACGCACTGGCAGGCAGCCAAGCAGGTTTGTGCACAAAAAAAGACCTGA
- a CDS encoding HAD family hydrolase codes for MSAMFITDFDGTLLTDHRRIRGRDLDTLARLRAVGVVTVIATGRSFYSFRRALEHMGLAPEDLPLDYLIFSTGAGIMAWPESKLIRSYSIPKDEVVEISACFDRYGFDYMIHKAIPDTSYFLFKFTSGSNPDFFHRMSMYSNFGMPLGDGAMIYDQCTEVLAIVPGEFRQCQLEALRRELSGFSVIQATSPLDHKSLWIEVFPSAVSKSGASQWLARHLGVGRKMVTAVGNDYNDEDLLGWAGQGFLMDNSPKSLKYKFLSSGSNNECGVSWAAESAGLLQ; via the coding sequence ATGTCCGCAATGTTTATCACCGATTTTGACGGTACACTGCTCACGGATCACAGGCGTATCCGCGGTCGGGATCTCGATACCCTGGCCAGATTAAGAGCCGTTGGTGTGGTCACGGTCATTGCCACAGGGCGCAGTTTTTATTCTTTCAGGCGCGCCCTTGAGCATATGGGGCTCGCCCCGGAAGATCTGCCCCTGGATTATCTGATTTTTTCCACAGGTGCCGGCATCATGGCCTGGCCCGAGAGCAAATTGATCCGTTCTTACTCCATCCCTAAAGACGAGGTCGTGGAAATTTCAGCCTGTTTTGATCGCTATGGCTTTGATTATATGATCCACAAAGCCATTCCCGATACCTCGTATTTTTTGTTTAAGTTTACCTCCGGTAGTAATCCGGACTTTTTTCATCGAATGTCAATGTATTCGAATTTTGGTATGCCTTTGGGTGACGGCGCTATGATTTATGATCAGTGCACCGAGGTTCTGGCCATTGTGCCTGGTGAATTTCGTCAGTGTCAATTAGAAGCGCTTCGGCGTGAGCTTTCCGGATTCAGCGTGATTCAAGCGACCTCTCCTTTGGATCATAAATCTTTGTGGATAGAGGTATTTCCTTCCGCGGTGAGTAAAAGTGGGGCATCCCAATGGCTGGCACGACATCTTGGTGTCGGGCGGAAAATGGTGACTGCCGTGGGGAACGATTATAATGACGAAGATCTTTTGGGTTGGGCAGGGCAGGGGTTTTTAATGGATAACAGCCCAAAATCTTTAAAATATAAGTTCCTATCCTCAGGTTCCAATAATGAATGTGGCGTGAGTTGGGCGGCAGAGTCGGCTGGGTTGCTACAATGA
- a CDS encoding pyridoxine 5'-phosphate synthase, with product MAELAVNVDHVATLRQARGAKYPEPVQAALAAETAGADAVVVHLREDRRHIQERDVRLISQTIKTRLILEMAATSEMLGIALDIKPDTVTLVPEKREELTTEGGLDVITHMEHIRQAITTLKNAGIKVCIFIDPDLDQIKVAHRIDADSIEIHTGAFCDATTSYDRDREYTRIVDAAKIGARLNLGVHAGHGICYQSIKEFKGLSEITEYSIGHAIISKAVMTGIDTAVRDMVQLIKDL from the coding sequence ATGGCTGAATTAGCTGTCAATGTAGACCATGTGGCAACCCTTCGCCAGGCAAGAGGCGCCAAATACCCGGAACCGGTCCAGGCCGCCCTGGCCGCAGAAACCGCCGGAGCAGATGCCGTTGTGGTCCATCTGCGGGAAGACCGCCGCCACATCCAGGAACGAGATGTCCGGCTTATTTCCCAGACAATAAAAACCCGGTTGATTCTTGAAATGGCTGCCACCAGTGAAATGCTGGGCATAGCCCTGGACATTAAGCCCGATACCGTCACCCTTGTACCGGAAAAAAGAGAAGAGCTGACCACCGAAGGCGGACTGGATGTCATTACCCATATGGAGCACATCCGGCAGGCTATAACCACCTTAAAAAATGCCGGCATCAAGGTCTGTATCTTCATTGATCCGGATCTGGATCAGATCAAAGTGGCCCACAGAATTGATGCCGATTCCATTGAAATACATACAGGTGCATTCTGCGATGCCACAACCTCGTATGACCGGGATAGGGAATATACAAGGATTGTGGATGCAGCAAAAATAGGTGCCCGCCTGAACTTAGGGGTTCATGCCGGTCATGGCATCTGTTACCAATCTATCAAGGAATTCAAGGGATTGTCAGAAATAACTGAATACAGTATCGGACATGCCATCATCTCAAAAGCCGTCATGACGGGCATAGACACAGCCGTCAGGGATATGGTTCAATTAATTAAAGATCTGTGA
- a CDS encoding HDIG domain-containing metalloprotein, with protein MKKANNQGWLKQAGQALSHTPYLPPVMFLLVVTLFVLAQTFDHTTESYVYQIGDVAGRDIKAPKDFFIEDKATNLAKMNSVETSVRTVYDFDANLLGNITSGIASAMHFGWGMFHPPDNTPKNTPPESPEAALPESQETASPELPELSFSMALALKPEFEKKLGIKISKGAFQILFNEKFSEEVTGYLTAIISTILTNGVVSNKEILLAEEEKGITLRTIQPHKERVVTNLKVYYGPDQAKSMVRVVGQPILKGVNYSLANLVVDICQRLLRPNITLNKNETQKRIREAQAKIKPTLYQIKAGEMIIREGERVDELKLVKLNTLNEQVEDKDVIMTISGIGMFTSLLLIVVYFLYLKDHPKLSRDMNKHMAFLTLGLLLYIGFTELAVYIAHASNPEMTGKITSNAIYMVVPLPAAAMITCIFLGFDIALYFSLVLCSLCTISFGGGFQVFLFFFLSSITAAYWIKERNERHHFIVAGFKLAIFNACLAIALGFFMPSQALPWGILTKQVTMAVGGGVFAAILTVGFTPLIEVLFNYTTAAKLLEFSNLDQPLIKKLMIEAPGTYNHSVIVATLAEAAASAIHADSLKAKVMAYYHDIGKLDKTMYFIENQSDGRNRHDKLSPSMSALILIGHVKKGVEIAKQYKLGNEIVEGIIQHHGTSLIKYFYNKSLKAGNENINEDDFRYPGPKPQTREAGIVMLADVVEAATRALERPTPSRIKGRVKELINDIFADGQLEECEMTLKDLHQIAKSFNNILTSIYHSRIEYTDKTQDKKQDKKNGKTKDTDRQPTKGEAANGAPAPKDRTDLKRLGL; from the coding sequence ATGAAAAAAGCAAATAACCAGGGTTGGCTTAAGCAGGCCGGGCAAGCCCTGTCACACACCCCGTATCTGCCGCCGGTAATGTTTCTTCTGGTCGTAACGCTGTTCGTTCTAGCCCAAACCTTTGACCACACGACCGAATCATATGTATACCAAATAGGGGATGTTGCGGGCAGGGACATCAAAGCACCCAAAGATTTCTTCATAGAAGACAAGGCCACCAATCTGGCCAAAATGAATTCTGTCGAAACATCAGTCAGAACGGTATATGATTTTGATGCCAATTTATTGGGAAACATAACCTCCGGCATTGCATCGGCCATGCATTTTGGATGGGGGATGTTTCACCCACCGGACAATACCCCCAAAAATACCCCACCGGAATCTCCGGAGGCAGCCTTACCTGAATCGCAGGAGACCGCCTCGCCTGAATTGCCGGAACTCTCCTTCTCCATGGCCCTGGCTTTAAAGCCCGAATTTGAAAAAAAATTGGGCATCAAAATTTCCAAAGGCGCGTTCCAAATCCTGTTCAATGAAAAATTTTCCGAAGAGGTCACGGGATACCTTACGGCCATCATAAGCACTATTTTGACCAACGGCGTCGTAAGCAACAAAGAGATTCTCCTGGCTGAAGAAGAAAAAGGAATCACCCTTAGGACCATCCAGCCCCACAAGGAGCGTGTTGTTACCAATCTCAAGGTTTATTACGGACCGGACCAGGCCAAGTCGATGGTAAGGGTTGTAGGGCAACCCATTCTGAAAGGCGTCAACTACAGCCTGGCCAACCTGGTTGTGGATATCTGCCAGCGACTTTTGCGGCCCAATATCACCCTGAATAAAAACGAGACCCAAAAGCGCATCCGGGAAGCCCAGGCAAAGATTAAACCGACCCTTTACCAGATCAAGGCAGGCGAAATGATCATCCGGGAAGGGGAACGGGTTGATGAACTCAAATTGGTCAAGCTCAACACCCTAAATGAACAGGTCGAAGATAAAGATGTGATCATGACCATTAGCGGCATCGGCATGTTCACCAGCCTTTTGCTTATTGTAGTATATTTTCTCTACCTCAAAGATCATCCAAAGCTTAGCCGGGATATGAATAAACACATGGCCTTTTTAACCCTGGGCCTTTTGCTTTATATTGGATTTACTGAGCTTGCCGTATACATTGCCCACGCCTCAAATCCGGAAATGACCGGCAAAATCACCTCAAATGCAATATATATGGTGGTGCCGTTGCCGGCCGCAGCCATGATCACCTGTATTTTTTTGGGGTTTGATATCGCCCTGTATTTTTCTTTGGTACTTTGCAGCTTATGCACTATATCCTTTGGCGGCGGGTTCCAGGTCTTTTTGTTCTTTTTTCTGTCCAGTATTACAGCAGCGTACTGGATCAAGGAACGAAACGAACGTCACCATTTCATTGTAGCCGGTTTCAAACTGGCGATTTTTAATGCATGCCTTGCCATCGCTCTGGGATTTTTCATGCCCTCCCAGGCACTACCCTGGGGTATATTGACGAAACAGGTAACAATGGCGGTGGGCGGTGGTGTTTTTGCGGCCATTCTTACAGTGGGGTTCACACCCTTGATCGAAGTCCTGTTTAACTATACCACGGCTGCAAAGCTCCTGGAATTTTCAAATCTGGATCAGCCCCTGATCAAAAAATTAATGATCGAGGCCCCGGGTACATACAATCACAGTGTCATTGTGGCGACCCTAGCCGAAGCCGCCGCATCCGCCATCCATGCGGACAGTCTCAAGGCCAAGGTCATGGCATATTACCATGACATCGGTAAACTGGACAAAACCATGTATTTCATTGAAAATCAGTCTGACGGACGGAACCGTCATGACAAACTTTCCCCGTCCATGTCCGCGTTGATCCTCATCGGCCATGTCAAAAAAGGCGTGGAAATAGCTAAACAATATAAACTGGGTAATGAAATTGTGGAAGGCATTATTCAGCACCACGGCACCTCCCTGATAAAATATTTTTACAACAAAAGTCTGAAAGCCGGAAATGAAAACATTAATGAAGATGATTTCAGATATCCAGGCCCCAAACCCCAGACAAGGGAGGCGGGCATCGTCATGCTCGCAGATGTGGTAGAGGCCGCGACCCGGGCACTTGAACGCCCGACCCCATCCAGAATCAAGGGCCGTGTAAAAGAACTGATCAATGACATATTTGCAGACGGTCAGCTCGAAGAGTGCGAAATGACGTTAAAAGATCTGCACCAAATTGCTAAAAGTTTTAATAACATTTTAACCTCGATCTACCACAGCCGTATTGAGTATACGGACAAGACCCAGGATAAAAAGCAGGACAAGAAGAATGGAAAAACTAAAGATACTGATAGACAACCAACAAAAGGAGAGGCAGCCAACGGCGCCCCTGCACCAAAAGACCGAACAGATCTTAAACGCCTTGGGTTGTAA
- a CDS encoding response regulator yields MHQETLLIIDDEISIRESLTDLFEDQGYRVFTAENGHVGLDLFFRKNVDVVITDLLMPVMDGLEVMRTIHEADPGQPMIVISGAGKKQDVIQALQMGAKDYISKPIIDLDIIIHVVKKVFENRRLALENKAYSERLEKSEKQYRTITEQIAEGVLTVDDQENITFVNPAFCKMMGYPADSLLTMNLEQISTQDSFLTILEQTQIRKKGGTSRYEIQLVHANDHIVHVELTCSPINQGKDQTYTGTIIMARDISRRIKLQRQYEQFIKSPQDVPEHAVAICANCKKIRGKDNQWTDIEKAFDHLIFSHGICPDCCEKLYPGLNLNETEDDTGQSSL; encoded by the coding sequence ATGCACCAGGAAACGCTTCTAATTATAGATGATGAAATCTCCATCAGGGAAAGCCTGACCGATTTATTTGAAGATCAGGGATACCGGGTTTTCACTGCAGAAAACGGCCATGTCGGCCTGGATCTATTTTTCCGTAAAAACGTAGACGTGGTCATAACGGACCTGCTAATGCCGGTCATGGACGGCCTTGAGGTCATGCGCACCATCCATGAAGCCGACCCGGGTCAGCCCATGATCGTAATTTCAGGCGCAGGCAAAAAGCAGGATGTCATTCAGGCCCTTCAGATGGGCGCCAAAGATTATATTTCAAAACCCATAATTGATCTGGACATCATCATTCATGTGGTAAAAAAAGTCTTTGAAAACCGACGACTGGCCCTCGAAAATAAAGCATATAGCGAACGGCTGGAGAAAAGTGAAAAACAATACAGGACCATTACCGAACAAATTGCAGAAGGGGTACTCACCGTAGATGACCAGGAAAATATAACTTTTGTTAATCCGGCATTCTGCAAAATGATGGGCTATCCAGCTGACAGCCTGTTAACAATGAACCTTGAACAAATCTCAACCCAGGACAGTTTCCTGACGATACTTGAACAGACCCAAATTCGGAAAAAGGGCGGAACCAGCAGGTATGAAATTCAACTGGTGCATGCAAACGATCATATTGTACATGTGGAATTAACCTGCAGCCCCATCAACCAAGGCAAAGATCAGACTTACACCGGCACCATTATCATGGCCCGGGACATATCCCGGCGCATTAAACTGCAACGCCAATATGAACAATTCATCAAATCCCCCCAGGACGTACCCGAGCACGCCGTTGCCATCTGCGCCAACTGCAAAAAAATCAGGGGAAAGGATAATCAGTGGACGGATATCGAAAAAGCCTTTGATCACTTGATATTTTCCCACGGAATCTGCCCGGATTGCTGCGAGAAACTTTACCCCGGCCTAAATCTTAATGAGACCGAAGATGACACGGGCCAAAGCTCATTGTAG
- a CDS encoding TetR/AcrR family transcriptional regulator — protein MQKRKSEKYHKILNSAGAVFAEHGFYKATISQIAAEAGVADGTLYLYFKNKDDILYQYLSFKTDVVFEKMNAAVAKGTDAESKLRNLIRCHLDEFQTDKNMATIFQSEVRYLRDIESQVKNISKMYLDLLSDIIEQGQIEGSMRQDLFVGLVKRFILGAVEGVISTWVNAQGRYDLGTMADPLVDLFMTGVQEG, from the coding sequence TTGCAGAAAAGAAAGTCCGAGAAATATCATAAAATTTTAAACAGTGCCGGCGCAGTGTTTGCGGAACATGGTTTTTACAAAGCTACCATTTCACAGATTGCTGCTGAGGCTGGGGTGGCGGACGGCACTTTATACCTTTATTTTAAGAATAAGGACGATATCCTTTACCAGTACCTGAGTTTTAAAACAGACGTGGTGTTTGAAAAAATGAATGCTGCCGTTGCCAAAGGCACAGATGCGGAAAGCAAGTTGAGAAATCTGATCCGCTGCCACCTTGATGAGTTTCAAACTGATAAAAACATGGCGACTATTTTTCAATCAGAGGTAAGATATCTAAGGGATATTGAATCCCAGGTTAAGAATATTTCAAAGATGTACCTTGATCTTTTATCTGATATTATAGAGCAGGGTCAGATTGAGGGCAGCATGCGTCAGGATCTTTTTGTCGGGCTTGTAAAACGCTTTATCCTCGGGGCCGTGGAAGGTGTGATTTCCACCTGGGTCAATGCCCAGGGGCGCTACGACCTTGGTACCATGGCCGATCCGCTGGTGGATCTTTTTATGACGGGCGTCCAGGAGGGCTGA